CCTGCAAAGCCCGCACAGGCGGAATATAGCTAGCCATAGATGACAATTTGGcgttgagctgctccatCAGCCGACGGGCATGTATGGCGTACTCACTTCGCGCAAACGTGAGCTCTTCGAAAAGCGGGTTCAAAATGGTCTTGCTGATGATATAAATAAGGGCCGAGGTGCCGCCAAAAATGTACAGAACCGccaccagctgcttgaaCTGGACGGTCCGAGGCCGGTTCATCTGCTTGGCAAACTCGATTTCGAAGGACGAAGGCTCCGGAAAGGCGCTCATcgttgtgtgtgtgtatgtcTAGTAACTGTGGGGTCTAGTTTGTGTCACTGCTAAGATGCGCAGTGAAGTTTTGTCGGTGGCGTCGTAGTCAACAGGGCGCTTGCTTGTCGTaatggtcacgtggtcgcTTGTCGTGGTGGTCGCGTGATCTGGTGTCGTAATCGGTCACGCTGTTATGTTCGTATCGCACTTGGTGATCTGTTAACGGGGAGGTTCGGCGGGGTATGCATGAACATGAAAGAACTTACCCCAGTTGGATAGAGATCCGAGGctggcacgtgaccagcaCGTGACTGGAAAAGGACAAAAAAGGGCAAAGCAAATGGCTGAAGAAGGCGACAAGAATATACTACAGTCATGTGACCTGGTAACAACTCCACCGCTGGCTCGACGGGAGGCGCAATTACATAAGCATAcaaagtcacgtgatttacCGAGGCCTGTGAAACCTAATAATTCGCCATATACCAGCAAAGCGACGGGTGAAAGACATTACGTAATACACAACGGCTGATACATTAGTAATATTTCGTTAAGTAATATATATCTGAGTCAGATAATTATTTGAGTCGTTCTGAAATGAATCTGTAGGggaagtacaagtacaagtacttacagaacatactcgtactcgtatcaCATTCGGCGAAATCAGATACACCTTATGAGTTTACAAAAGTCATGAAGGGTAACTGGCCGTCTGAAGAACAATTCGCACTACTGTTAGTCATAATAAGCCCGTTTCATGGCTCTGTATCGTTTCAGAAAGTAGAGTGcctcgagctccttcttgacatATTCTCCGAGTTTGATGGCGttttcaatctccttgggATCCGTCAAACCGCTCTTAGCCTTAAACACCTTATGACATCGGTCTCGGAAGTATTTGTATCCTTGGGGATAATCTCGTCCCATCCATAGCAGTTCTTTGTACAGTTGTGTGACCTGGGGTTTGAGGGCCTGTTTTGCTGACATTGTTGGCGATTGTGATTAGTAATGTGATTTTCAATTCGATTTGTAATGCTGAAAGTTGATTACTCAGACAATTATTGTTAttttgctgctgtttcGAGGTGCTGGGCTGTTGAGGGGTGTTGCAGAGAGCAATCCGGGGATCTGGCGGGCGGGATGTAGTTGTGCATATCAGATGCATGTTGATttggggttagggttaACAATGGGAATAAATTACTAATAAATTGAatagaagaaaaaaaataaaaaaaaaaaaaaaataaagGAATAAAACTTtaaaacaaataaataattacTAATAAAATTGATTACATAAAGATTAAAACAAAGGAGATATCCTACTCCAAGAATTaaaagaaataaataaataaatcaaTCATCACTCCTTTGTGCGCAATTTTAGTGCGCAAATGTCTTCATTATTATTTGATTTCATTTTACTTCAATATTTAATATTGTTAAATCCATGCGACTCATCTCCCAACTCTATGCTTATCAAACTCCGGGAGAGGAAATTTCATGTCATCTAAAACCACCTGGAGATGGTAAAAATGAGCCAATTTTGGTGTTAATCGACCCAAATCCATCCAATATCACATCATTTGTCATTTTCTGGCTCCTGACACTCACAAACCCATCAATTAGCCGCCCACAAATGCCAAACACCGCGGCATGCACGGCACCAAAACCCTGGAAGTCGATTAACACGATAACAGTCGATCCCCAACTCCTTCTCATCCGCACCAACTCTCAAAATGACGGACCTCGATGTGTCCGTGTACTCCTCGGAACAACTGCgggaatcacgtgattcggAAAACTACATGGCGTTCATCAACACGTGCTTCGGAACAATGCACACGAAATACCATTGCTTCGACACGCCCCGTTTCAGCAACATGGACGAGTTCTACGACGATTTCAAACACCCGGGATCAGTTCTGGCCGTTGCACGAGAGCCTGGATCATGTGATATCGTTGCCATGGGCGGGTATCGACCTCTGGACGACCACGAGACTGCTGAGCTCAAGTGTCTGTGTGTCAATCAGCAGCGAGCGGGTGAGGGCTATGGAGGTTTCATGAACGGGTATGTTGAGAAACTGGCGCATGACAAGGGGTTTCGAAAGATGAACTCCGTTGTGGTCCGCCAGCATGGCAATCTGGTGGAGTTTTATCAAAAGTTGGGGTACAAGAAATTGGAGGAGAGGTTGTTggtggctggaggagatgataTGGGGTTTGGCAATGTCATTGATATTTCCATTTGGTTTATGCAGAAGGATATTACTGCGTGATTCCAACGGACCTCTACCGAGCAGTTGTATCACTACAGCTGTATTTCGGAGATGGTATTGGTATGAGTATGGTACTAGTACGACTACTTGAAGAGGTGGCACATATGAGACATGTGATACAACCAATTGCATCATGTGACGAAACCAACTGCAGTACTTGATTTGCTGATCTTcccatctcttcttccaacTCCTCTACGTCTTTGGTAGGCTATGGTTTTGACGAGCTTCATCTGGATAGCCGGGTCAATGTCGAGTGGATCagctgtatgtactgtcatcatacgagtacatctCATCAATTACTGTCACCGTCCGAGTACACCTCAATGATAGCTACTGATACCGTTTCAATGAGACACCCTTCTGGCCATCGATTGTGATCAGAGCTGTCACCCATGATGGTCTGATTCTTAACTGAAATAATATCAAGTAGATCCAATTTGTAGCTGTGACGAAATGATGACACATGTTCGATCTTGATCCACTTTGAAGCTCCAGATCAAATCGCATGTTCGATCTTGTTCCGTTTGTCTTAAAGTATCCTGTTGGCGATGGCTTCACTACGCTGTTGACAAAGTCATGTCAGAAGCAGAGTTGAGACAGAAATTGatatgtttttttccgtCAATCAATCCAATTCCCAGTAAATAATCGGTCCATCAGTTTTTTTCGAGTCATTGTCTCCAAAAATCCCCCAATCACGGCTCTTCCGTTCCGATAACGATTCTGATAAGGTTGATGCATGGCTGAACCGGTACTTCACTTCACATTCAATCACACTCACTCACATGGCCAATCTGTCGATAACGGTGATTCCGTCGGCGCAGCTCGTCGCCAGCCCCCAGCTCTCTACCTACGTCGATTTCATCAACGCGTGTTTCGGCACGGGACACAAACGATTCCATTGCTTCGGAGCGGCTCGATTCGTGGATCTAGACAGCTTCCGCAGCGAGTTCAGCCACCCAGGGTGCGTTCTGGCGGTCGCACGTGACCCCAAAGCTGGCGAGATTGTCGCCGCAGGAGGATACAAGCCGAATGACGACGGATCGGTCGACCTCAAGTGTCTCAGCACAGCCGAGCATCTGGAGGGAACAGGCATCGGCACGTATATGAACACGTACATTGAGAATctggcacgtgaccagggATTCACAAAGATCAACGCTGTGGTGGTCAAGGAACATGGAGATTTGTTGGGCTTCTACGAGCGACGAGGATACAAGTCCGTGAGACACGAGCGGTTGGACGTTGGTAGTCCGGAAGTTGGAGGCAAGAACATTGTAGAGATTGTCTTGGTTCATACTCAGAAGGATTTGTAACTGTGGGGCGGATTGGAGAAATGTCAATTGGAAGTTGATTCTGGTGATGCCAGGAATCAACGGTGTGAGTAGAAGTAACTGCAATCTCTTACCAGAAGTTCtaccgtacagtacggGCACGAGAACGACATTTCCGGCACAAGcatgagtacaagtaactaAGCAATCTCTTAACAACACACAAGCACaattactcgtactcgtactgtactcatactcgcACTGCTACCTCCCTTCGTGCGTATGCACTGGTGCAACATTTGCAGGTCTCTCGATTCATAGGATCGACAAAAAATGGAGCCATTGACGAATGAACATCACCATGAAAATCAGCGGGTGATATTTACCGCAAATGTCGAAATTTCACACAGTTTTGCTCTGTTCTGAGCCTTTCGAATTCCCCATCGACTCACATCAGGGACACTACAAGTGTCAATGTCCAGTGCACCTAAAAACGGATCTGACTAATGGGATCTTCCGCATTACCCGCTGATCGGAGTCGAACCATGTCTCTTTGATGTCACACGTCTGCAGGGACGCTTTGATTAGCTCCAATGCCATGTTGCGTTGACAAAAGGTGGGCATGAGACACTCGACATGATATCCCTGGAACGACACCGGTTCGAGATGGACTGATAACATCAATTGGCACGCCACACGTGG
The Yarrowia lipolytica chromosome 1A, complete sequence genome window above contains:
- a CDS encoding uncharacterized protein (Compare to YALI0A15433g, gnl|GLV|YALI0A15433g [Yarrowia lipolytica] similar to uniprot|Q91V16 Growth hormone-inducible soluble protein (Mus musculus adult male testis cDNA); the encoded protein is MSAKQALKPQVTQLYKELLWMGRDYPQGYKYFRDRCHKVFKAKSGLTDPKEIENAIKLGEYVKKELEALYFLKRYRAMKRAYYD
- a CDS encoding uncharacterized protein (Compare to YALI0A15444g, some similarities with uniprot|Q929M8 Listeria innocua Hypothetical protein lin2246); protein product: MTDLDVSVYSSEQLRESRDSENYMAFINTCFGTMHTKYHCFDTPRFSNMDEFYDDFKHPGSVLAVAREPGSCDIVAMGGYRPLDDHETAELKCLCVNQQRAGEGYGGFMNGYVEKLAHDKGFRKMNSVVVRQHGNLVEFYQKLGYKKLEERLLVAGGDDMGFGNVIDISIWFMQKDITA
- a CDS encoding uncharacterized protein (Compare to YALI0A15466g, similar to uniprot|Q6CGW7 Yarrowia lipolytica YALI0A15444g): MANLSITVIPSAQLVASPQLSTYVDFINACFGTGHKRFHCFGAARFVDLDSFRSEFSHPGCVLAVARDPKAGEIVAAGGYKPNDDGSVDLKCLSTAEHLEGTGIGTYMNTYIENLARDQGFTKINAVVVKEHGDLLGFYERRGYKSVRHERLDVGSPEVGGKNIVEIVLVHTQKDL